The DNA segment GGTGCCCGCCGCCTTCCAGGAAGCCTTGATCCCGAGGCTCAAAGTGATGTCGGGTCTGGATGTGGCGGAGGAGCGTCTTCCCCAGGACGGCAGCTTCGAACGCAGGCTATCGGGGTATCGCCATGATTTTCGCGTGAGTCTGTTGCCCGGCGTGGAGGGAGAAGGGGCGGTCCTGCGCATTCTCGGGGGAACGACCCGTCAGGACGCCGGGCTTTCGCTGGATGAGATGGGAATGCCCCCCATCCTCCTCGCTCAACTTCGCGGATGGGCTCAGCGCCGGGCAGGCATCGTCCTCATCACCGGTCCCACCGGAAGCGGAAAGACCACCACGCTTTATTCCCTGCTTCAGGAACTGGACCGGAGCCAACTGAAGATTGTGACCCTCGAGGATCCGGTGGAGTATGCCCTAGAAGGAGCCCACCAGGTGCAGGTGAATCCGGAAATCGGCCTTACTTTCGCTCAGGGGCTGAGAGCCATTCTTCGCCATGATCCGGATGTCATCCTGGTGGGGGAGATTCGCGACCGGGAAACCGCCGAAATTGCTCTGAGGGCCAGTCTCACGGGGCATCTTGTTCTTTCCACATTGCACACCAATTCGGCGGTTGGGGCCTTCACCCGCCTGCACGATATGGGCATCCCCGCCTATCTCACCGCGGACGCTGTTCTGGGCGTGCTCGCCCAGCGGCTTTTGGGGCGCACTTGCCGAGCCTGTGGAGCGTCGGATTCCGCCTGTCCTATTTGCCGGGGTGGGGGGGTGGATGGCCGACTGGCCATCTTTGAGGGGGGACCTGCAGAGCCGCTTCGGACCCTGGTTCGAGGACAGGCCTCCGAAGAAGAGCTGTCAGCCTGTCTTAGGGATCGAGGGTACCCGCTTCTGATCCACGAGGCCCATCGGGCCGTGGAAGAAGGAAGGGTGCCTGCCTTCGAATTGCGAGCAGCGGGGTTGGGCACATGATCGAGGTCACGGTCCTCGAACGCGGAGAAGTGCGCGTAGTGCGACTTCAGGCAGAGGCTTTGGACGACTTCGAAGCCGCCCTGCAGGCAAGGGGCGGTACTCTTCTCGATCAGCGACGCACACGGGGCGGGCCTCCGAGGAGACTGTCCCGTCCCAGTGCTGAGGCTTGGGCCCCTTGGTTCAGCGCCTTGGCGCGTACGTTACAGGGAGGGGTTCCTCTCGATCGGACGTTGGACCTGCTGGCAGAAGCGGCGCCGGAACCCGACAGCGCACGGCGCCTGCATCAGGCGGTGGTGGGGGGCCGGCGTTTCAGCGAAGCCGTCGCGCAGCATCTCGAGTCGATCCCCGATCTCATTCCGGCATTGCTCCGGACCGGCGAAGCGGCGGGCGACTTGGCTCGGGGGGCCCGATTGGCCCACCGGGGGCTGGTGGAACGGGCGAAATTCCGCCGGGAACTCAGGGGCCGCCTTGCTTATCCGGTGGTGGTGGTGAGTGCTGCAACATTGGCGCTGGTCGTCCTTCTTCTCAAGGTATTTCCCGCCCTGACGGGTATGTGGACGAACCTTGGCCGGCCGCTGCCTCCTCGCCTGCAGGTCCTGCAGTGGAGCGGCTGGGCATCGGTTGGGCTCCTGGCAGGTCTGACAGGAGGGTTGAGCTGGCTGATGGCTGGCAAGGAGGGTGCTCATCGCTTGCCTGGTTTCCGCCGGCTGGGGTTGCATCGCACCCGAACGGAAGCATGGTCGGCTCTGGCCATGGCGCTTGGAGGCGGGGTGTCTCTTCTGGAGGCCCTGAATCTTCTCGGGGAGCGCTGGGAAGCGGCGGAGCTTCGCCGGGCGATTCAGGAAGGGGGACGACCGGAACAGGTACTGGATGCCTGGGTGGCGGATGCTCCTGGGCAAAGGGCGGTCTTGTTGGCTGGCCTCCGCGTGGGTGATCTGGCTGGCGGAGCCGCATCCGTCGCCGAGGGATACCGTGAGATGCTGGAGGAAGATCTTCAGAGGCT comes from the Geothrix sp. 21YS21S-4 genome and includes:
- a CDS encoding GspE/PulE family protein: MEWVALPDPFDFETRTNLRVWRPAAKQIFYDFPPQAAGTIAVSLGEQAGGGLSSPVVDWLDESLAEGVRLGASDLHFVREQGIMVLRYRIHGRFRPGPAVPAAFQEALIPRLKVMSGLDVAEERLPQDGSFERRLSGYRHDFRVSLLPGVEGEGAVLRILGGTTRQDAGLSLDEMGMPPILLAQLRGWAQRRAGIVLITGPTGSGKTTTLYSLLQELDRSQLKIVTLEDPVEYALEGAHQVQVNPEIGLTFAQGLRAILRHDPDVILVGEIRDRETAEIALRASLTGHLVLSTLHTNSAVGAFTRLHDMGIPAYLTADAVLGVLAQRLLGRTCRACGASDSACPICRGGGVDGRLAIFEGGPAEPLRTLVRGQASEEELSACLRDRGYPLLIHEAHRAVEEGRVPAFELRAAGLGT
- a CDS encoding type II secretion system F family protein, which gives rise to MIEVTVLERGEVRVVRLQAEALDDFEAALQARGGTLLDQRRTRGGPPRRLSRPSAEAWAPWFSALARTLQGGVPLDRTLDLLAEAAPEPDSARRLHQAVVGGRRFSEAVAQHLESIPDLIPALLRTGEAAGDLARGARLAHRGLVERAKFRRELRGRLAYPVVVVSAATLALVVLLLKVFPALTGMWTNLGRPLPPRLQVLQWSGWASVGLLAGLTGGLSWLMAGKEGAHRLPGFRRLGLHRTRTEAWSALAMALGGGVSLLEALNLLGERWEAAELRRAIQEGGRPEQVLDAWVADAPGQRAVLLAGLRVGDLAGGAASVAEGYREMLEEDLQRLQRWLEPAVLILLGTILLGLAWSLFSLMGEMEHGLVR